A region of Fibrobacter succinogenes subsp. succinogenes S85 DNA encodes the following proteins:
- a CDS encoding GGDEF domain-containing protein — protein sequence MDMQLTFEDVASALSLDYECVFFVDNETNQYAMFAFRGKHTKLGLTDTRDFWADTKVNVEAVVYPEDKQSFSEHINRETLLKAIQDDNVFNFKYRLLVEGEPVWFQMKAVLGHSQGREYLIIGVTNIDKQERERLELEQKASKSKVYGQIVMALAERYDALYMVDLVTDHFAQYKSERLFCELSITVEGDDFFNQLKKDAMQVIYKDDIPLLIAALERETFLRELDEHGVFSLTYRLNSPTGPMYVNLVAVYADKNHVVISVTNVDAQVRREQKIREEASANYEKARHDDLTGIRNKNAYNEFEKQLDEQIKCGKDIEFAIALCDVNGLKTVNDTQGHKTGDIYIRDAAKLICETFKHSPVFRVGGDEFVVVLRGSDFTNREELSQQFYETVKRNAEEDKVIVACGISVYDKAHDKNTAAVFERADAMMYRNKMSLKGGRDEIINTIIRTIGARMNI from the coding sequence ATGGATATGCAATTGACTTTTGAAGATGTTGCATCTGCACTTTCACTTGATTACGAGTGCGTATTCTTTGTCGATAACGAGACTAATCAGTATGCTATGTTTGCATTTCGAGGCAAGCATACCAAGCTAGGACTGACCGATACGCGAGATTTTTGGGCGGATACGAAGGTCAATGTGGAAGCCGTCGTCTATCCCGAAGACAAACAGTCGTTCTCGGAGCATATCAACCGCGAAACGCTCTTGAAAGCGATTCAAGACGATAACGTTTTTAATTTCAAGTACCGTCTGCTGGTGGAAGGGGAACCTGTCTGGTTCCAGATGAAGGCTGTCCTTGGGCATTCGCAGGGGCGGGAATATTTGATTATTGGTGTGACCAACATTGATAAGCAGGAACGTGAACGATTGGAATTGGAACAGAAGGCGTCCAAGAGCAAGGTTTACGGACAAATTGTGATGGCGCTTGCTGAGCGCTATGATGCCTTGTACATGGTGGATTTGGTGACGGACCATTTTGCACAGTACAAGAGCGAACGCTTGTTCTGCGAGTTGAGCATTACCGTTGAAGGCGATGACTTCTTCAATCAGCTGAAGAAGGATGCCATGCAGGTTATCTATAAAGATGATATCCCGCTGCTAATTGCGGCGCTGGAACGCGAAACGTTCTTGCGCGAACTCGATGAGCATGGCGTGTTCTCGCTAACGTACCGACTGAATAGCCCGACGGGCCCAATGTATGTGAATTTGGTGGCTGTCTATGCCGACAAGAATCACGTTGTCATCAGTGTGACTAATGTCGATGCCCAGGTGCGCCGTGAACAGAAAATCAGGGAAGAGGCGAGCGCCAACTACGAGAAAGCGCGTCATGATGATTTGACTGGCATCAGGAACAAGAATGCTTACAACGAATTCGAAAAGCAACTAGATGAGCAGATCAAGTGTGGTAAGGATATCGAGTTTGCCATTGCTCTTTGTGATGTGAACGGCCTCAAGACTGTAAACGATACGCAAGGGCACAAGACGGGTGATATATACATTAGGGATGCGGCTAAGCTTATTTGCGAAACCTTTAAGCATAGCCCCGTATTCCGCGTGGGCGGTGATGAATTTGTTGTAGTTTTGCGTGGGTCTGATTTCACTAACCGCGAAGAGCTTTCACAGCAATTTTATGAAACCGTAAAGCGCAATGCCGAAGAAGATAAGGTTATTGTGGCTTGCGGCATTTCCGTGTACGACAAGGCTCACGACAAAAATACAGCCGCAGTCTTTGAACGCGCCGACGCCATGATGTACAGGAACAAGATGTCCCTCAAGGGTGGTCGCGACGAAATCATCAATACGATTATCAGAACCATCGGCGCGAGAATGAATATCTAG